The region TGGCACTGGAATTTTTTCACTGATGTACGTTTCTTCAAGCGCGTAgtgcttttctttccttttacattttttttttttcacttttgcaTGCATATTCCTGCCATACCTCTTTGATGTATATTTAGGTTTGCCAGCCTAGATGTTGCAACGTCAGCTTTCTTCCACTTACGGTGGTTATCCTATTCGAGAAAATGAATTCGATTGATCGATTCAGTCATCCATTGAGTACAACTTCGGGACATCATTGGAATGTATACTGTGAGACCGGATCATGTGCGGGGCATCTAATGAAAGATGTACGATAACGTTTACATACAAGTAGAAAATTACAGAAGCGAAAGCCTACGAAAGCCGCGGACATGTCCACCTCAGCTCAAAATGCAGATCAGGGAGCACACAGCATGCAGATGTCAGCATGGTAGTGTGCGCCTAACACGGCAGCAGAATCGTGCAGGCAAATAAACCTCAACCAAAGCCGGCACCAGCAAAGACGTAGTTGAGTAGAATGATGCGTTTCCAAAGGTGCAGCAGCGAACCTCGTTGGAAACGCAGCTGCCGACATTAGTACAGTGTGCTAGTAAACGTTTTAATCGACCTTTGGTACACGCTACTCCTCCATTATTATATACGTCCGGTCTGCCTCTCTTAACGGCGGCGACTCACAAGAACGTGACAGGGCGCTTGCGCTCCAGTCGAGTCCTGCAGGGCCGTGACCTGGACGAAGTGTTTGGCAAGCGACTCGCTCGAGCAGCTGTAGCCGCCCGAGAAGTCCGCGTCGGCAGCCTGCACCTCCAGCCTGGATACCTTGAAGTCCTGGGCGTTGTATTCCGACACGGAGTATCCCTGCCAGGCGGACCAGTGGCGCAACGGTGAACCGTCCTTGGTCCACGAGATCTTGGCTTTCGGATCGGCAAAGCAGTAGATGATGAAATTTTCTCCCTCTTGCACCTGCGCGGGACAATCGTGCTCGACCCAGTCAGCAGAACTACATGCTGTAATTCCCTACGTCTGCCACAAAGATTCAGACCGAGCTCTTCGGGGACAACGTCTCCGCGAGGACGGGAGTCATAATCATCCTGCTATCGAGAGCTCGAAAAAGAAAGACGATTGATTGGCTCTATCGCCTTAAAGCAACACAGAGGCTATATGAGACGCCGTAGCGAAGGCTACATGTTCAATTTTGACCACTTCGATGTTAACCTAAGGTTCGCTACCGTATCATTTTTGCATTGTGCCCTCATCAGAATGAAGCCGCCACGAATCACACCGGCGACCTCGATCTTTCTTGGCAGCAGAACCCAATAGGATTCCAGCTGCCGCCAGATAGCGCAGAGAACTAGACGACGGCTTCTCACCTCCCGGTGGCCATAATAGCTGATGAACTTGCGCGGTCGGCCTCCAGAATGCTGCTCCTGCTGGCAGGAGACGCTAGACACCAAACTGGCCAGCGCGACCAATGGCCACAGGGGAATGCCAAGGCTTGAGCAGGCGAGGCCACCCTTTGCCCGGAGTGGCATAAGCGAACCGAGTGTGAACGGAGTGGCCGCGTTGCACAGTTCCAAGACCGAGCTGCTCAGCGGGCCGCACGGCAGTTAGCTGGTCTGCTTCTTCTCTGAGCGTGAGCACGCGAGAGCGCATCACGGGACACGCTGTATCTTCTTCTTCATTTTCCTGCTTGGCAATGACTGGTTACTTGTTCCTCGGTGAAATGGCACAACTCACTCTATGGAATCGTTCATGAATCGGGCAGTGCAAGggttcaaataataaaaataagttAGAGGAAATAGTAGTAGCCAAGTTTTTGCCAAGCCCTTTTCGTTGCAGGAAATTCGAGATGCATTGGAGTGAGAACAAAAAACGTGGGCatcttgcactagtggcgcaaggctggagtaaacagcggatcTGATGATCGACcaagcttttcttccaggttttacgaGGCTTGGATaaattttgctaggaaatgctaagtacTGCTAGGcgcggtattccgaatcggcgcgccgccgacgcgcagattctcgcttggccgcgcgacgcgcttcaggatgagcggcttcttcttcgggtgtccagatcttctttggtcgtcccatgtcaaggctacatgtactcgccacacgGTGAACGAGATTTCTGCCgctgtcgcggcggctccgacctttatctccccggtgacgtcacggccaagctgcgcctccacacttgccggggcgtggctggtcgaaacctaccgagtcgccgccagaggcgcctgctgcagtcacggactaatcacggacaccgcgcgcgttcggcgcgaacgcggggaaacgggggaAAGCGaacagcgtcggcagcagctctgcgggttgcctcgttggtgctgctacaatttctttctctctctcgctctcattttctctttctctcttccgagcatagcgcgtgctgcacgcatgctctccttccctctccttaacgtcccatgcatgtcaaggaaacatgtgcatggcacggagaggaggcgaagcacacgccgctctgcttggtggttgctaggcaacgcgcgatGACGCCGTCGTTATGCAAGGTTGTTTTTGTACATGCGTTACggactttctttcttttctttttaacagcggaagaaagaaaacaaagaggACGTGGAAACAGCGATGTTAACATCAATttgtattttaaagcgaagctttatatggctaggcgaaacgaaaaagcgcctCCACGGAAAACTATCAGCAgcatttgcttgcttgcttgcttgcttgcttgcttgcttgcttgcttgcttgcttgcttgccttcaagagtggctcgtacccactatggggaattggtcaagaatcgggtgattgaaggaaaacaattatcggagtctaataaggatcacttttgaaaatttttcaatgacgaaaggaatttattcatataaaatctaagaatttagcaagaaaatcgtcctgattcaattatataccccacaacagctgaACAAACATCCCTAcgacaatgtccgagagaagaggcaccaaaagatagaatattgggtatcgtaacATTTAATccagcacaaggaggagggcgccggaccagatcgatgtagataaaagtttaatgtaggaatgcgacatctgaatttggtaaagaggacttcaagttttatattattattattattatttatattatggcagaattttctgttccaaggaaataggaggtgtcgataatcagttagatttgttaatggcaggttccaggagtcttgcatgactgcccatctcctgaacctagccgcggttatgtaagctgatacaggaagaatcggaaggattcGACCACTAAAGGCAGCTCTcactaagctgtcagctaattcattgacaactaatcctttgtgaccaggcacccataccaatctaattagttttaagttagaaggaataagacattggaatgtacgcgaaacttgtgagctactatttgcagtgagagctgaacataatgacaaagaatccgttactATTACAACTTCCGATATTGATGAGTGCACTTATCGTAaagccaatgtaaccgccagaaactcagcAAGAAATACTGGCatatagtctggaagtcttaaggagaacgaccagtcgaaagcggaagagaaaattcaAATTCCAGattttttcttctgattgcgaggcatctgtcgctatggcggcttttatttttaacttcaataagtgattttctaatagcccatttaatatattgtaagaaaggagttttgcgttgtttggatatatatcgtcgaaaataatttggagattatctctctcactgcaaattggagggatctcacataatcgtacatctaagggaccaactaCTGCCTGCACGAAAACGAGTAGCATttgctcgagcatcgtcgtcttcttccgcagctggctcgttggcgccactcgggttgcgctcgtgctcggcacgcgctcgtgccactgctcccgcgttcgtcgtcgtcgtcgtcttccacagcaggctgcgttgctgctcaacattccagcgtagaatttcacttttcttctgtcgtcgtaatggggaggccgcgtttacggggatacgagccattgcttaagggggtatgagccattcattgcttACGTAAcggtgtcacagaccccggtgaacgaggcgcagacgccggactaaattccaaagccgacttatcagcttccgaaaataatcccacgaaagcaaggacaattaagagtgggccctctggtgcgccagcgaacgccggttgctgtccaaagaccgagtcagagcccagagttgtcaaaacacaacaaaatatattcttcacacaaggcagttcacacacacttgcacacttaggctagacacaacacaatacaaatcagatgggtattaacaaacacaagaaaataacgacaagcactgagagtccaacacgtaaaacacaaaaataaaaaggaacactaagtgtccaatcgtattcaccagtgttggtcttggaagtcagacgatctcggcgtaacttgggggcaaatctcgaagaaagaacttcttccggaaatgcagacgctcgatgaactcgtcgactagcttgccggggaatccccttcttccgcagacgcttggtcttcacgttacatcacttcacggtgcggactcaactcctgaattcctcactggactccgaactgacaatgctcgcacagcgtttatatagccgtcgacggtccttctcgaacattcgatcggagttgtgattccgtagcacggccaaagcttgggaaacttcgagtcttttctggtaccttcgaccaccgccgcgtcgtcgaggtggggggtgatgactcatgctgttcacgcacgctcacactgtagttatctctctcggctcgccgggtgagaaggtgtctcggcacgcgcgtgcgctctctctctctctctccctctccggttaacgtcgcttcgtcgagcttcttgcagacgtttcggcgccgttgttagcgttgttgcttgaggcgtatgcgctctccccctctgttgaagttgccgcggggccggcgtgttctttcgctggcttgcgcgacactcggcgcgcgcttggattacgcgctcttttgtgacaaacggacagatttaacttttatgcaatttcatttcgaagtatcgcaagcggcaatggtggccGAAAGCTGCTAACAACACCACcgaacaaactcgagacatcgagcgcaagcgacaacggcggagtGCGGAaatgccgtcagtgacgtcgttctctccgtcgcagccgaacgtgtgtgtaccctcattaagaaacacaaggacgtaaccaataattgcgaaatactttaatgaaccattgggttaacccagtgataaacaccggggccaaacgtttaagcttcgctggttaaccatgtcTACGGCTATTTTTTGGGCCCCTCGGAGATGAAAGAAACCTAAATAAAAATGAGGGAAACCTGCACCACcaacggagtgcttgggcggtgatttttctttttcatttatatTTTGTTATGATAGTACCCACCCGATTCTTGGTCTATCGCCCGCTATAGGCTTGGGCCATTATTAAGGGAATGGAAAAGAGACGGAAAATGATGGCAGAATGGAATAGAGAGCAAACGTAAGTGTACGATATTCTGGTTGAGATAGAAACAAACGGAGTTATGTAAGCGTAGGACATGTAACCGATGGTCTGATAGGGtagtgttatgatcggcttggaactgcacctgtgaaatgtgggaatcaagctcgagcgcctttcccgtgacgagataatcctctttcatccccga is a window of Dermacentor silvarum isolate Dsil-2018 chromosome 4, BIME_Dsil_1.4, whole genome shotgun sequence DNA encoding:
- the LOC119448022 gene encoding uncharacterized protein LOC119448022 is translated as MPLRAKGGLACSSLGIPLWPLVALASLVSSVSCQQEQHSGGRPRKFISYYGHREVQEGENFIIYCFADPKAKISWTKDGSPLRHWSAWQGYSVSEYNAQDFKVSRLEVQAADADFSGGYSCSSESLAKHFVQVTALQDSTGAQAPCHVLVSRRR